ACTTAGACGGTGACATGGCCAACAGTGCCCTATGTACGCGTACCTATCAGTGCGGTGTGGGCAAACAAACTTGACGATCAGGTCAGGCCCGGGGGACAAACTCCTCAGGCATGCAATGCATGAGCCCACTGCCTCGCACGTTCCTCGTGGAAGCGTGCGTGCGTACGTACGTACGTTCTGATCATCACTAACTGGTCTCGCATCGCATGCACGTTGTCGTGCCAACATGGCTGCGTCCGCGTGTCGAGCAGGCGGGCGGCAACCGGAGGGTGGCTGGCCGCGCGTAACCAACATGCAAGACCAAGACTTGTGCCACAGTACACATGCAACATGCGCGCGCGTCCGTCCGTGCGTGCACCCGCCCAGCCAGACGCACAGCGCCCACGCATGCCATTGGCATGGACACACACATATGGTCCAGATATATGCGGCCGGGCGGGTGATGTAGACAAGTCGCGGCCGGCCTCCGTTTCGAACTACGGCGCGCACTATGCATGCGTGCTGGCTGCCTGCCCTGCCCCGTGCACTGCGCTGCCCGGTGAACAGTATCGGCCGCGCCCTCCCTGCGCCCTAGCAACAGTGCGCCTACCCCGGCCAGCCCAACCAGCAAGCTAGCCCCGTTCGTTCCAAGGGGAGTTTCAACAGTACGTACGTCGATCTTTCTCTCCGGCCGCGGCTCGGTGCTTGGACTGCACCATCGGCACCGTCCCTAGCTGTCCTGCCCCTGCCTCGCCTAACCTAACCATGATGCTTTCTTTCCTTTCTGTTTCGTCTTATTTTGCACGCGGGATTGCTAAATCTCAGTCTGACTTAGACTTAACCAAGTCTCGATCGATGGTATATTTATAGGATCTTATGCGAAGATCCTGCAAAATTTTCCTTTTATATGTACGTGCATTATTATCTTTCAAAATTGAAAAgggaaagcaaaaaaaataaaataaagccAGGAGGTATGCAGCAACGGACGCAAGCATGCGGCAACAAGCTGGGCGACCAGACAAAGCAGTGGCTTTTCATTGTTGATGAAGTGGCTggggattatatatatatatatattttttttttgtgaaagaAAGGAACTGGGACTGAAACTGGCTACTGGCTGCTACCACACCACGGCTGCTGCTATGCTAGGGTACCATGCACCGTTGCGACCGTATCAAAATGGGGCAGCTTTAATCAGTGCTTCGCACCACACACAGAGCCACATGCACAGGCAGCCAGGCCCTGGGAGGGCAGCGCAGCGCAGTGCAGGACGAGGAAGCAGGGGCACGTGAGAGACGGCCAACTAACCGTCCAATCGCCCAGATCTGACGGCCCCCAGAAACCAAAGCACAGACATCGGCATGGATTAAGGAGAGCTCGTGGATCACAAGCTGAGTGAGTGAGTATTTACTTACCTCGCCGGCCACCCAGCACAAGGAACAGAAGCCGATCAATAATGCAGATGAGCTGAGCCGAGCCGAGCCGAGGCCTAGGATTTGATTGCTGTGCTTTGCTTTCTTTCTTCATCACGAGAAAAGCTGCAGGCAGGCTGCAACCGCAGTCCTGGCGCGCGCACAGAGCCGTATTGCCAAATGCCAGCCGGCCGGgctctgctcctgctgctgcagAGAAAAAGAAAGGAGAAAAGCATCAGGAAATACCATGCTTGTACTGCCAGTATCCTTTTTCATATCCATGATAAAAGAGATAGTAGTATCGACCAGGGTTGGCAGCAACTAGCATGCATGTCGATCCGTGGAGCACAACGAAATCAGAACAGTATCGGCGCCACCAACGAGCCACCGCAGCTTTACAAGCTCACTGACTGACGAGTAACCAACCGAGTCGAGGAGGGAAATCAAGATCGCCTTGCCTACAAAACAACAGTAGTAGAACACGGAAACAAATGCCCCAGCGGGCTTACAGCTTTTACTTATTTAACGCTAACAGAGTCTAGCTAATTAACTAACGAAGCTGGGACATGACAGCGAAAGGAGACAGCAACAGATCGGCGATGAACGGAGAAAAGTTAACCTTGCTCATTTACAACTTTCTACCTAAAAAAAGGGCCTGGTCTTGGCGAAATAGGAATGGAGTGTCGTTCGTGCACATGGCCATGGCAGAAGGGAAGCAAAACGGTGGGCTCGTCAAGCAGGATTGCCACCACCGACGGATCAGGACACGTCGCTCAGTAGTGCGACCAGGTCGCTCTTCTTCATCTTCGAGTAGCCCCTGAGTCCCCGAGATTTCGCCAGCTCCCTCAGCTCCGTGACCTTGAGCGAGCTCAGGTCGGAAGCTTCCACGGAAGGACTACCTTCCAGACTGTCATCATGGGATGGGATGCTATCTGTAACATCATCAGCATTATCGAATGGTTCCAGATACTCATCGGTATCTAGCACGTCTGATTCATCGTCTGAGACAACAAAGTCGTCCAGAGATGCATCTTCTGGTGCTATCACAGAGTCGGGTTCGTACGGGGAGGCTGAATCAGGTTCATCTTGAGCAGTCTCCTCCTCCAGTGGCGTCTTGGCTTCCAGCACAGCATCGGTCATGCCATTGACGACAGGCTTGGCACCAGCATCTGGATTGGTAACAAGCTGGAACTTAACCCCAGGGACAGGAGATCTTCGCCTGAAGCTTGAAGGCGGTCTCTGGAAGGTTGCAGGAGGTGGCTTCTGCCCTTCCTGGGCGTCGTTCTTCATGCCAAATATCCTTGAACTTTGCTTGTTTCCAGAATCACTGCTTCTCCATGTCTGATCAAAATTCTGCTCTTTCTCATCGCTGCTCTTCCGTTTTTGGTCCACCGAGTGTTTCCTGAGCAGATTAAGAAGGGAATCCACACTTCCCCTCTCACCCTGGGATTTTGCAGGTTCAGGCTTCTTGTCCTCCCTGCCTTTTCCCCTCGCTCGCAGTTGTGCTTGTACCCTTTTAAATAGCTCTACAATCTCCTTTTCCCTTTCCCCTGGAGCTGATGTTGCATGGGGACGTGTGTTGCTTGTCAAAGATATAGGTGGTCCATTTTTGGAGGTTACTGTATCACTATCAAATTCATCATTATTCTCAGAGTCGTCCCTTTCTTGGAATGGCTTGCTTTTCCCCCTTGATGAAGAACCCCTCTTCTGTTGTCGTGAGATATCTGGATTCCTTGGTCTATGGTTGTTGGGGCTAGCACCACAAACCAAAGACACAGTCAATGGTCCCAAAATAGTTGATTTGCTGAGGAAACAAGATCCTGGGACGAATCTGCAATTGCCATGATAGACAGGTAATGTTCCTCTGCTTGAAACTCCTGGACAGAAAAATAAACAGTATACATCAGTTATTGCTTTGGAAGAAGCTTGGTGGACTAGTGGGAAATGGGCACCTTAAGATGGAAAGGTATGCAGCATGTCAGACAGATGTGAAATTTGAAAATAAACATAATATTCGTGGAAACAAACAATTGCATTACAAACAAGAACACTTTTAAGTTTTGACCGAATTGGCAACAGCCATATCAAGATCTACATGGGTAAAACTCACTTGATTATAGACACATGCATAAAGGTAACTTCCGGTGTTCAAGGAAAAAACAAGGCATTTGACAACTGAAAGAAAATGGACTGTACTTCAGAATTAGCTCATATGGGAAATAATAAATATTGCAGTCACTTTCGCCCCCAAATGCAAGTCATGAATAAAAGAGGAGTGTATCACAACATGAACTGCTGCCAGGCACAGCTCAATCCTGAACAGATCATAAGACGAGTTAATGAGTATGAGCCAGCTAGCGTGGCCTGTCGGTTGATCTCTAACATACATACAGAGCTACTTCATGAGTGGAGAAGAACGCCATACAGTTGCTCTGTGCATATTCATGAATCAACTAACATATGCATCCTAATTAAAGCCAAAGAACGCAGAAGAGATGCACATTTACACCATGTGCAATCGAGTACAAGCGCCTGC
The sequence above is a segment of the Aegilops tauschii subsp. strangulata cultivar AL8/78 chromosome 6, Aet v6.0, whole genome shotgun sequence genome. Coding sequences within it:
- the LOC109781236 gene encoding SAP-like protein BP-73; this translates as MTGAAPALLHHHGVSSRGTLPVYHGNCRFVPGSCFLSKSTILGPLTVSLVCGASPNNHRPRNPDISRQQKRGSSSRGKSKPFQERDDSENNDEFDSDTVTSKNGPPISLTSNTRPHATSAPGEREKEIVELFKRVQAQLRARGKGREDKKPEPAKSQGERGSVDSLLNLLRKHSVDQKRKSSDEKEQNFDQTWRSSDSGNKQSSRIFGMKNDAQEGQKPPPATFQRPPSSFRRRSPVPGVKFQLVTNPDAGAKPVVNGMTDAVLEAKTPLEEETAQDEPDSASPYEPDSVIAPEDASLDDFVVSDDESDVLDTDEYLEPFDNADDVTDSIPSHDDSLEGSPSVEASDLSSLKVTELRELAKSRGLRGYSKMKKSDLVALLSDVS